The Verrucomicrobiia bacterium genome has a window encoding:
- a CDS encoding radical SAM protein gives MNTVEELTSKSAVATEPFDKKRRGGSLSHLPRETAFGCPRDFLDNRFVYVVLSPRARGLSVGVNLNPDRYCDFDCVYCEVNRTQPPRDTRLDTDVMAVELQRTLEFVASNQLRERPAYRNLPVELLELRHVALSGDGEPTLSPQFATAVREVVHIRALGKFPFFKLVLITNGSGLDRPEVQQGLKLLTRQDEIWIKLDGGTQAYINRVNRPRSVTLEQTLANIVLVGQQRPVVIQSLFPAINGEEPPAEEIEQFALRLRELKEKGAQISLVQIYSASRPIQNVGCSHLPLKSLSRIAQTVRLVSGLKAEVF, from the coding sequence ATGAATACTGTGGAAGAGTTGACTTCCAAATCCGCCGTTGCGACCGAGCCGTTCGACAAGAAACGGCGCGGCGGTTCGCTGTCGCACCTGCCCCGCGAAACGGCGTTCGGCTGCCCGCGCGACTTCCTCGACAATCGGTTCGTCTATGTCGTGCTCTCACCCCGGGCCCGCGGCTTGTCAGTGGGCGTCAACTTGAACCCCGACCGCTACTGCGACTTCGACTGCGTGTATTGCGAGGTGAACCGCACCCAGCCGCCGCGCGACACCCGGCTCGACACGGACGTGATGGCGGTCGAATTGCAGCGCACGCTCGAATTCGTGGCCTCCAATCAACTGCGGGAACGGCCGGCCTATCGCAATCTGCCGGTGGAACTGCTGGAACTGCGGCATGTGGCGCTCAGCGGCGATGGTGAACCCACGCTGTCACCGCAGTTTGCCACGGCCGTGCGCGAGGTGGTGCACATCCGTGCGCTGGGCAAATTCCCCTTCTTCAAACTGGTCCTGATCACGAACGGCTCCGGGCTGGACCGCCCGGAAGTTCAACAGGGGCTGAAACTCCTGACGCGCCAGGACGAAATCTGGATCAAGCTCGACGGCGGCACGCAGGCCTACATCAACCGCGTCAACCGTCCGCGCAGTGTGACCCTGGAACAGACGCTGGCGAACATTGTGCTCGTCGGCCAGCAACGGCCCGTGGTGATTCAAAGCCTCTTTCCCGCCATCAACGGCGAGGAGCCGCCGGCCGAGGAAATCGAGCAGTTTGCGCTCCGGTTGCGCGAGTTGAAGGAGAAGGGGGCGCAGATTTCGCTGGTGCAAATCTATTCAGCCTCGCGCCCGATACAGAACGTCGGCTGCAGTCATCTCCCGCTGAAAAGCCTCTCCCGTATCGCCCAAACCGTCCGGCTCGTGTCGGGGCTGAAGGCGGAAGTGTTTTAA